The proteins below are encoded in one region of Vibrio sp. ED004:
- the fabZ gene encoding 3-hydroxyacyl-ACP dehydratase FabZ has protein sequence MTTEQTTMNITEIQELLPHRYPFLMVDRVTSFEKEKTLTAIKNVSVNEPQFTGHFPQLPVFPGVLILEAMAQATGLLAFKSFGAPSGNELYYFASVDKAKFRKPVVPGDQLVIEVEFLKERRGIASFNGVAKVDGDVVCSAELKCARREF, from the coding sequence TTGACTACTGAACAGACAACGATGAACATTACTGAAATTCAGGAACTATTACCTCATCGCTACCCATTCTTAATGGTTGATCGTGTGACTAGCTTTGAAAAAGAAAAAACACTGACTGCGATTAAGAATGTCTCTGTTAACGAACCTCAGTTCACAGGCCACTTCCCACAACTTCCTGTATTCCCAGGCGTGTTGATCTTAGAAGCAATGGCACAAGCAACAGGCCTTCTAGCATTTAAATCTTTTGGTGCGCCTTCTGGTAACGAGCTTTACTACTTTGCAAGTGTTGATAAAGCAAAATTCCGTAAGCCAGTAGTACCTGGTGACCAACTGGTTATCGAAGTTGAATTCTTAAAAGAGCGTCGTGGTATTGCATCGTTCAACGGTGTAGCAAAAGTTGACGGCGACGTTGTATGTTCAGCTGAACTTAAATGTGCTCGTAGAGAGTTTTAA
- the lpxD gene encoding UDP-3-O-(3-hydroxymyristoyl)glucosamine N-acyltransferase, producing MKNLTLAELATITGGELHGDGTITVSAVAPMDKAQEGNITFLSNVKYSKHLGDCKASAIMVKESERELCKTNVIVVNDPYVAFAKVAQALDTTPAPAAAIADSASIASDATIGQNVSIGANAVIESGVVLGDDVIIGAGCFIGKNAKIGAGTKLWANVSIYHEVVIGEACLVQSSTVIGSDGFGYANEKGEWVKIPQVGSVRIGNRVEIGACTTIDRGALDDTIIDDNVILDNQLQIAHNVHIGYGSALAGGTIIAGSTTIGKYCIIGGGSVINGHIEIVDGVTITGMGMVMRSITEKGMYSSGIPLQPNKDWRKTATRVHRIDEMNKRLKTVEKLIEKSAES from the coding sequence ATGAAGAATCTGACTTTAGCCGAATTGGCAACGATTACCGGGGGAGAGCTGCACGGAGATGGTACTATTACCGTTTCAGCAGTCGCTCCTATGGATAAAGCGCAAGAAGGTAACATTACGTTCCTTTCTAACGTGAAGTACAGCAAGCACCTAGGTGACTGTAAAGCATCCGCTATTATGGTTAAAGAGAGTGAGCGTGAACTGTGTAAGACTAACGTGATTGTGGTTAATGACCCTTACGTTGCTTTTGCTAAAGTTGCTCAAGCGCTTGATACTACTCCAGCACCCGCTGCGGCTATTGCTGATTCAGCTTCGATTGCAAGTGATGCGACCATTGGACAAAACGTGTCTATTGGTGCAAATGCTGTGATTGAGTCTGGTGTTGTTCTTGGTGACGATGTGATCATCGGTGCGGGCTGCTTTATCGGTAAAAACGCAAAGATTGGTGCTGGCACTAAGCTTTGGGCTAACGTAAGCATCTACCATGAAGTAGTGATTGGTGAAGCGTGTTTAGTTCAATCAAGTACGGTGATCGGTTCTGATGGCTTTGGTTATGCGAACGAGAAAGGCGAGTGGGTTAAGATCCCGCAAGTGGGTTCTGTTCGCATTGGTAATCGTGTAGAAATCGGCGCATGTACTACCATTGACCGTGGTGCATTAGATGACACAATCATTGACGACAACGTTATCTTAGATAACCAACTTCAAATTGCTCACAATGTTCACATCGGATATGGTTCTGCTCTTGCGGGTGGTACTATCATTGCAGGCAGCACGACGATAGGTAAGTACTGTATTATTGGTGGCGGCAGTGTGATTAATGGTCACATTGAAATCGTTGACGGCGTTACAATCACCGGTATGGGGATGGTAATGCGCAGCATCACTGAGAAAGGCATGTACTCTTCAGGTATTCCTTTACAGCCAAATAAAGATTGGCGTAAAACAGCAACGCGTGTTCATCGAATTGATGAAATGAACAAGCGTTTGAAAACCGTTGAAAAACTTATCGAGAAGAGCGCGGAATCATAA
- a CDS encoding OmpH family outer membrane protein gives MIKAAGLGLVVLSSSFFATAAEAAQKVGYVNTAQVFQALPQREVVLQKMQEEFKDKAAELQSIQAEAKTKIEKLKRDGELLGPDEVEKLRIEVGQLDSKYKIKAQALEKASQRREAQEKQKLFKVIQDAVTKVAEKEGYDMIVDIQALQYGKPEYNISEKVIKALK, from the coding sequence ATGATTAAAGCAGCAGGTTTAGGCCTTGTAGTTCTTAGCTCTTCTTTCTTTGCAACAGCTGCTGAAGCTGCGCAAAAAGTGGGTTATGTAAACACTGCACAAGTATTCCAGGCTCTACCTCAGCGTGAAGTTGTTCTTCAAAAAATGCAGGAAGAGTTCAAAGACAAAGCAGCTGAGCTACAGAGCATTCAAGCTGAAGCAAAAACGAAGATTGAAAAGCTTAAGCGTGATGGCGAGCTACTAGGTCCTGACGAAGTTGAGAAGTTACGTATCGAAGTAGGTCAACTAGACAGCAAGTACAAAATCAAAGCTCAAGCACTAGAAAAAGCAAGCCAACGTCGTGAAGCACAAGAGAAGCAGAAGCTATTCAAAGTGATTCAAGATGCTGTAACGAAAGTTGCAGAGAAAGAAGGCTACGACATGATCGTTGATATTCAAGCTCTGCAATACGGCAAGCCAGAATACAACATCTCTGAGAAAGTAATTAAAGCACTGAAATAA
- the bamA gene encoding outer membrane protein assembly factor BamA, with amino-acid sequence MAIKQILFASLLATSVAANGAQNFVVQDIKIEGLQRVALGAALLKMPVRIGDEVDESDVSEIIRALYASGNFEDVKVLRDEGVLIVQVQERPTIASISFSGNKAIKEEQLQQNLDASGVREGEALDRTTLSNIEKGLEDFYYSVGKYNATVKAVVTPLPRNRSDLKFVFTEGVSAKIQQINFIGNEVFSDADLLSRFNLNVDVAWWNFLADEKYQKQVLAGDIEALKSYYLDRGYLKFKVDSTQVAISPDKKGVYITLGLDEGEAYTVKDVSFRGELIGREADFDALVPFEDGDTYNGSSVTSLEEGVKRILGESGYAYPQVRTIPEFNDETKEVSLVINVEAGSRIYVRDIRFTGNNSTKDEVLRREMRQMEGSWLNSKSIDTGKSRLNRLGFFETVDVQTVRVPGSEDQVDLVYNVKEANSGSINFGVGYGTESGVSFQVGLQQDNFAGSGNRVGVSAMMNDYQKNVSLDYRDPYWNLDGVSLGGKIFYNEFEASEAGIVDYTNQSYGTSLTWGFPMDELNRLEFGVGYTHNKIGNVPTYIQVEQFARSIDQYGDEHILTDDFDINISWTRNNLNRGFFPTEGNHQRAFAKMTVPGSDAQYFKMQYDVKHYIPLTKKHEFTLLMRGRLGYGNGYGQTDGNDNLFPFYENYYAGGFTTLRGFGSNSAGPKAVYGSSTGNNPTYDTATDDSVGGNAVALASLELIVPTPFASDEARSQIRTSVFFDMASVWDTEFVDRGAPNSGGQYYYDYSDPTNYRSSYGAALQWMSPMGPLVFSLAKPIKIYEGDDEEFFTFTIGRTF; translated from the coding sequence ATGGCGATTAAGCAAATTCTGTTCGCAAGTCTATTGGCCACTAGTGTGGCTGCGAACGGAGCACAAAACTTTGTAGTTCAAGATATCAAGATCGAAGGTTTACAGCGTGTTGCACTTGGTGCAGCTCTACTGAAAATGCCAGTACGTATTGGCGATGAAGTGGATGAAAGCGATGTGTCTGAGATCATTCGTGCATTGTATGCTTCGGGCAACTTTGAGGACGTTAAAGTACTTCGTGATGAAGGTGTATTGATTGTTCAAGTTCAAGAACGACCGACCATCGCAAGCATCTCATTCTCTGGTAACAAAGCGATTAAAGAAGAACAGCTTCAGCAGAACCTAGATGCGTCTGGTGTTCGTGAAGGTGAGGCTCTTGACCGTACAACCCTGAGTAATATTGAGAAAGGCCTTGAAGACTTTTACTACAGTGTTGGTAAATACAACGCGACAGTAAAAGCGGTTGTGACGCCTTTACCGCGTAACCGCTCTGACCTTAAGTTTGTGTTTACTGAAGGCGTATCCGCTAAGATTCAGCAAATCAACTTTATCGGTAACGAAGTCTTCTCTGACGCTGACCTGCTTAGCCGTTTCAACCTCAACGTAGACGTTGCATGGTGGAACTTCCTTGCGGATGAAAAATACCAGAAGCAGGTGTTAGCGGGTGATATTGAAGCGTTGAAATCTTACTACCTTGACCGTGGTTACCTTAAGTTTAAGGTGGACTCAACTCAGGTTGCGATCTCTCCAGACAAGAAAGGTGTTTATATCACGCTTGGCCTAGATGAAGGCGAAGCTTACACCGTTAAAGATGTGTCGTTCCGTGGTGAGCTGATTGGTCGTGAGGCTGATTTTGATGCTCTAGTGCCATTTGAAGATGGCGATACGTACAACGGTTCCTCTGTGACTTCACTAGAAGAAGGCGTAAAACGTATTCTTGGTGAGTCTGGTTATGCTTACCCACAAGTTCGTACTATTCCAGAATTCAACGACGAGACGAAAGAAGTTTCGCTCGTTATCAATGTAGAAGCGGGTAGCCGCATCTACGTTCGTGATATTCGTTTTACGGGTAACAACTCGACAAAAGATGAAGTGTTACGTCGTGAAATGCGTCAAATGGAAGGCAGCTGGCTTAACTCTAAATCGATTGATACGGGTAAGAGCCGTCTTAACCGTTTAGGTTTCTTCGAGACTGTGGACGTACAAACGGTACGTGTTCCTGGCAGTGAAGACCAAGTGGATCTGGTTTACAACGTTAAAGAAGCGAACTCGGGCAGCATTAACTTTGGTGTCGGCTACGGTACTGAATCGGGTGTGAGCTTCCAAGTTGGTCTACAACAAGACAACTTTGCAGGTTCTGGTAACCGTGTTGGCGTAAGTGCCATGATGAACGATTACCAAAAGAACGTGAGCTTAGATTACCGCGACCCATACTGGAACCTTGATGGTGTGAGCTTGGGCGGTAAGATCTTCTACAACGAATTTGAAGCATCTGAAGCGGGTATCGTCGACTATACCAACCAAAGTTATGGTACGAGCTTAACATGGGGTTTCCCTATGGATGAGCTCAATCGTCTTGAGTTTGGTGTGGGCTATACGCACAACAAGATCGGTAACGTACCGACTTATATCCAAGTTGAACAGTTCGCGAGAAGTATCGACCAATACGGTGACGAACACATCTTAACCGATGACTTCGATATCAATATTTCATGGACGCGTAACAATTTGAACCGTGGTTTCTTCCCGACTGAGGGTAACCACCAACGTGCTTTCGCTAAAATGACGGTACCAGGCTCTGATGCTCAGTACTTCAAAATGCAGTACGATGTAAAACATTACATCCCGCTGACCAAAAAGCATGAGTTCACACTATTGATGCGTGGCCGATTAGGCTATGGTAATGGTTATGGTCAAACGGATGGTAACGATAACTTGTTCCCATTCTACGAGAACTACTATGCGGGTGGTTTTACAACCCTACGTGGTTTTGGCTCTAACTCGGCAGGTCCGAAAGCCGTTTACGGAAGCAGCACGGGTAACAACCCAACCTACGATACCGCTACTGACGATTCAGTAGGTGGTAACGCGGTTGCTTTGGCAAGTTTAGAGTTAATCGTACCTACGCCGTTTGCTTCTGATGAAGCACGCAGCCAAATTCGTACCAGTGTCTTCTTCGATATGGCAAGTGTATGGGATACCGAGTTCGTAGACCGTGGCGCACCTAACAGTGGCGGCCAGTACTACTACGATTACTCTGATCCAACGAATTACCGTTCATCTTATGGTGCAGCCCTTCAATGGATGTCACCGATGGGCCCACTGGTTTTCTCTCTAGCGAAACCAATTAAAATTTACGAAGGTGATGATGAGGAATTCTTCACATTCACCATTGGTAGAACTTTCTAA
- the rseP gene encoding sigma E protease regulator RseP produces MSGILWNFASFIVALGILVAVHEFGHFWVARRCGVKVEKFSIGFGKSIWSKVGRDGTEYSLSVIPLGGYVKMLDGRVDDLSEDEQQYAFDKKPLWKRTAIVGAGPAFNFIFAVFAYWLVFLIGVPAVKPVIGEVTPQSIAAQAGIETGMELKSISGIKTADWESVNMGLISHIGDQSMTVTVASQDDIGFEQQMTLDISDWSFNPETESAMTTLGFRPYSPEISTVLAQIIDDGAAYDAGFEVGDKIVEIDGQPIEQWQSVVELIRANPMTSLDLVVLRNGAEQSLVMTPKSRELSDGSTIGYAGIAPEVAEWPEDYRFELQFGVIESVGKAFDKTGQIIGLTLTMLKKLIVGDVGLNNLSGPISIAKGAGTTADYGLVYFLGFLALISVNLGIINLVPLPMLDGGHLLFFAIEAVTRKPVPEKVQEMGYRVGGAILFSLMALAIFNDFTRL; encoded by the coding sequence ATGAGTGGAATTCTGTGGAACTTCGCATCTTTTATCGTAGCGCTTGGCATTTTGGTCGCTGTTCATGAGTTTGGACACTTCTGGGTTGCTCGTCGTTGTGGTGTGAAAGTTGAAAAATTCTCGATTGGTTTTGGTAAATCAATCTGGAGTAAAGTGGGCCGTGATGGTACTGAATACAGCTTGTCAGTGATTCCACTGGGCGGCTACGTTAAGATGCTCGATGGTCGTGTAGATGACCTTTCTGAAGATGAACAGCAATACGCTTTCGACAAGAAGCCGTTGTGGAAACGAACGGCGATAGTGGGTGCAGGCCCTGCATTCAACTTTATCTTTGCGGTGTTCGCGTATTGGCTAGTATTTTTGATTGGCGTACCCGCGGTTAAACCCGTGATTGGTGAAGTCACTCCGCAATCTATTGCTGCACAAGCCGGAATTGAAACTGGGATGGAACTTAAATCTATTTCAGGAATCAAAACCGCAGATTGGGAATCAGTCAATATGGGTTTGATATCACACATTGGTGATCAATCCATGACAGTGACGGTTGCCTCTCAAGACGATATCGGCTTTGAGCAACAAATGACATTGGATATTTCAGACTGGTCGTTCAACCCAGAAACTGAATCTGCAATGACAACGCTGGGCTTTAGACCGTATTCTCCAGAGATATCGACAGTGCTTGCTCAAATCATTGATGATGGCGCTGCATACGACGCAGGTTTTGAAGTTGGCGATAAAATTGTTGAGATTGACGGGCAACCTATTGAACAGTGGCAGTCTGTTGTTGAGTTAATTCGTGCAAATCCAATGACATCATTGGACTTGGTCGTATTGCGAAATGGTGCTGAGCAGTCATTGGTTATGACACCAAAAAGTCGAGAGCTTTCTGATGGTTCGACAATCGGCTATGCAGGTATTGCTCCGGAAGTCGCAGAATGGCCAGAAGATTATCGCTTTGAGTTACAATTTGGTGTAATTGAGTCTGTAGGAAAAGCATTTGATAAAACAGGTCAAATCATTGGTTTGACACTGACAATGCTTAAGAAGCTCATCGTTGGTGATGTTGGCTTAAACAACTTGAGTGGCCCTATTTCAATCGCTAAAGGTGCAGGTACAACCGCCGATTATGGTCTGGTTTACTTCTTGGGTTTTTTGGCTCTGATTAGTGTTAACTTAGGGATTATTAATTTGGTTCCGCTGCCTATGCTTGATGGCGGACATTTGCTGTTTTTCGCTATTGAGGCCGTTACTCGTAAACCTGTACCTGAGAAAGTTCAGGAAATGGGGTACAGAGTGGGAGGGGCAATCCTCTTCTCATTGATGGCTCTGGCAATATTTAACGATTTTACTCGTCTGTGA
- the ispC gene encoding 1-deoxy-D-xylulose-5-phosphate reductoisomerase — MRNLTILGATGSIGASTLKVVEQNPDLYSVVALAAGSNVEKMLALVEKWQPSYVAMACPDAASQLTDMLSADYPSVKVLSGSEGMCQVASLEDVDTVMAAIVGAAGLLPTMSAVKAGKRILLANKEALVMSGQLFIDAVEKYGAELLPVDSEHNAIFQCLPQNVQTNLGLCDLEENGINHILLTGSGGPFRYTDVAELESVTPERAIAHPNWSMGPKISVDSATMMNKGLEYIEAKWLFNASQEQLKVIIHPQSVIHSMVQYKDGSVLAQMGEPDMATPIALTMSYPNRTEAGVKPLDFTKVGELTFLEPDFSRYPCLRLAIEACYLGQHATTAINAANEIAVDAFLNNQVRFTDIAVINEHVMSKVCEQHNSEGLDSLESLLELDNMSRQIAIQFIKEQLA; from the coding sequence ATGCGAAATCTAACTATCCTTGGCGCTACCGGCTCAATTGGTGCAAGTACCCTAAAAGTCGTTGAGCAAAACCCAGATCTCTATTCGGTTGTAGCACTGGCTGCCGGCTCGAATGTTGAAAAGATGCTGGCGTTAGTTGAAAAGTGGCAACCGAGCTATGTTGCTATGGCTTGCCCTGATGCTGCATCTCAGTTGACTGACATGTTGTCTGCGGATTACCCAAGCGTTAAAGTCCTTTCAGGCTCTGAAGGCATGTGTCAGGTTGCTTCTTTAGAAGACGTGGATACAGTAATGGCTGCGATTGTTGGTGCAGCAGGTCTACTTCCTACGATGTCTGCGGTTAAAGCGGGTAAGCGTATCTTGCTTGCTAATAAAGAAGCTTTGGTGATGTCTGGGCAGCTGTTCATCGACGCCGTGGAAAAATACGGTGCAGAACTACTTCCTGTCGACAGTGAGCATAATGCTATTTTCCAATGCCTTCCGCAGAACGTACAAACCAACCTAGGCCTCTGTGACCTTGAAGAAAACGGCATTAACCATATTCTTCTGACGGGTTCTGGAGGTCCTTTCCGTTATACAGATGTGGCTGAGCTCGAATCAGTGACTCCTGAACGCGCAATTGCACACCCTAACTGGTCTATGGGTCCTAAGATCTCTGTCGATTCTGCGACTATGATGAATAAAGGGCTAGAGTACATTGAAGCGAAATGGCTATTTAATGCTTCTCAGGAGCAGTTAAAGGTTATCATTCATCCGCAGTCCGTGATCCACTCTATGGTCCAGTACAAGGATGGCTCTGTGCTTGCTCAAATGGGCGAACCAGATATGGCAACGCCAATCGCTTTGACGATGTCTTACCCTAATCGCACCGAAGCGGGTGTTAAGCCTTTAGACTTTACGAAAGTGGGTGAGCTTACCTTCTTAGAACCAGATTTCAGTCGTTACCCGTGTTTGAGGCTAGCGATTGAAGCGTGCTACTTAGGTCAGCATGCGACAACAGCCATTAATGCGGCAAACGAGATTGCGGTCGATGCTTTCTTGAACAATCAAGTAAGGTTTACCGATATTGCTGTCATTAACGAACACGTTATGAGCAAAGTATGTGAACAACATAACTCTGAGGGCTTAGATAGCTTGGAAAGCCTTCTCGAGCTCGATAATATGTCTCGTCAAATAGCCATTCAATTTATTAAAGAGCAGCTAGCATGA
- a CDS encoding phosphatidate cytidylyltransferase: MKQRIITALILAPLVILGIFELSLPTFILSLAVISLLGYWEWTQFVESKSRYLALIPTVVVSAASFAFIPFDAFSLNNLSSAHYAILTIGSIWWVIASGMAVTYPKSMPAWKDSSLLRHAFGVLTLLPFFWSVVILRANGIDVEPYHGAKLVMFVCLLVWAADSGAYFAGKSFGKRKMAPAVSPNKTIEGLIGGIITAVIVAWIFADLFDIQFTSPLHMIVITLVTVVISVLGDLVESMFKRVSGVKDSSNLIPGHGGILDRIDSLTAAFPVFALLYLAF; encoded by the coding sequence TTGAAACAACGAATTATTACGGCGTTGATTTTGGCTCCTCTAGTTATTCTGGGAATTTTCGAGTTATCACTTCCTACGTTTATTCTTTCATTAGCGGTTATTTCGCTATTGGGATACTGGGAGTGGACTCAATTTGTTGAAAGCAAATCGCGTTATCTAGCGTTGATTCCTACGGTTGTGGTAAGTGCTGCAAGTTTTGCTTTTATCCCTTTTGATGCATTTAGTCTCAATAATTTATCGAGTGCTCACTACGCCATTCTAACGATTGGCTCGATTTGGTGGGTAATCGCGAGTGGCATGGCTGTGACTTATCCTAAGTCTATGCCTGCATGGAAAGATTCCTCTCTTCTTCGTCACGCCTTTGGTGTGCTGACTCTGCTACCATTTTTCTGGAGTGTGGTTATCCTGCGTGCTAATGGTATTGATGTAGAACCTTACCACGGTGCGAAATTGGTGATGTTTGTTTGCTTGCTTGTGTGGGCTGCAGACAGCGGTGCTTATTTTGCAGGCAAGAGCTTTGGTAAACGTAAAATGGCGCCAGCAGTAAGCCCTAACAAGACCATTGAAGGTTTGATTGGTGGCATTATTACTGCTGTGATCGTGGCTTGGATCTTCGCTGATTTATTTGATATCCAATTCACCAGCCCGCTTCACATGATTGTTATTACCCTTGTGACCGTCGTTATCTCTGTTCTTGGTGACCTTGTTGAAAGTATGTTTAAGCGTGTTTCTGGGGTAAAAGACAGTAGTAATCTGATTCCTGGTCATGGTGGTATACTTGATAGAATAGATAGCTTAACGGCTGCATTCCCTGTCTTTGCTCTGCTTTATTTAGCATTCTAA
- a CDS encoding isoprenyl transferase, with amino-acid sequence MHNSQAFTDSLPKHIAIIMDGNGRWAKAQGKPRVFGHKNGVQAVRKTISSAARLGIKAVTLFAFSSENWRRPEEEVGILMELFISVLSSEVKKLHKNNLQLRVIGDKSRFNARLQKKIEEAEALTSTNTGMVINIAANYGGKWDIQQAMTSIAQQVKSGDINVDDIDEAMITQHLTMADIPEVDLLIRTSGECRISNFMLWQLAYAEMYFTEQFWPDFNEDSLVEAVTWFVNRERRFGCTGEQIKALMDS; translated from the coding sequence ATGCATAATTCTCAAGCGTTCACAGACTCTCTTCCTAAACACATTGCTATCATTATGGATGGTAATGGTCGCTGGGCAAAAGCTCAGGGCAAACCTCGTGTCTTTGGTCATAAAAACGGTGTTCAAGCCGTTCGTAAAACCATCTCTTCTGCAGCCAGACTTGGCATTAAAGCCGTTACTCTTTTTGCGTTTAGTAGCGAGAACTGGCGTCGTCCTGAAGAAGAAGTCGGTATCTTGATGGAACTGTTTATTTCAGTGCTATCGAGTGAAGTAAAAAAGCTTCATAAAAATAATCTGCAACTTCGTGTTATTGGTGATAAAAGTCGTTTTAATGCTCGACTACAAAAGAAGATAGAAGAAGCGGAAGCTTTGACTAGCACCAATACGGGTATGGTTATTAATATTGCAGCCAACTACGGCGGTAAGTGGGATATCCAGCAAGCAATGACCTCTATTGCTCAACAGGTAAAGTCTGGCGATATTAATGTAGATGACATTGATGAAGCTATGATTACACAGCACCTGACTATGGCAGATATTCCTGAGGTTGATCTACTTATCCGTACCAGTGGCGAATGCCGCATTAGTAATTTTATGCTTTGGCAGTTGGCTTACGCCGAAATGTATTTCACTGAACAATTCTGGCCAGACTTTAATGAAGACAGCTTAGTAGAAGCTGTGACTTGGTTTGTTAACCGTGAGCGTCGTTTTGGATGCACCGGTGAGCAAATTAAAGCTCTGATGGACAGTTAA
- the frr gene encoding ribosome recycling factor, producing MINEIKKDAQERMVKSVDALKNSLQKIRTGRAHPSLLSGLTVEYYGAPTPLTQVANVIAEDARTLAITVFDKTLTPLVEKAILTSDLGLNPMSAGTVIRVPLPPLTEERRKDLVKIVRGEAEGGRVAIRNIRRDANGDLKALLKDKEISEDEDRKAQDEIQKLTDAAVKNVDEVLATKEKELMEV from the coding sequence GTGATTAACGAAATTAAAAAAGACGCTCAAGAGCGCATGGTAAAAAGTGTTGATGCACTAAAAAACAGCCTGCAAAAGATTCGTACAGGTCGTGCGCACCCGAGCCTACTTTCTGGTCTTACTGTTGAGTACTACGGTGCTCCAACACCTTTGACTCAAGTAGCGAACGTTATCGCTGAAGATGCGCGTACACTAGCTATCACAGTGTTTGATAAAACACTGACTCCTCTAGTTGAAAAAGCAATCCTAACATCTGACCTAGGTCTAAACCCTATGTCTGCGGGTACGGTTATCCGTGTTCCACTTCCACCGCTAACGGAAGAGCGTCGTAAAGACCTAGTTAAAATCGTTCGTGGCGAAGCTGAAGGTGGTCGTGTTGCTATCCGTAACATCCGTCGTGACGCGAATGGCGATCTAAAAGCGCTTCTTAAAGATAAAGAAATCTCTGAAGACGAAGATCGTAAAGCACAAGACGAAATTCAAAAGCTAACTGACGCTGCGGTTAAGAACGTAGATGAAGTTCTAGCAACTAAAGAAAAAGAGTTGATGGAAGTTTAA